Below is a window of bacterium DNA.
CGGAATGGGCCGCCTGGTCGGTGAAGTAGCCGGTCCGGGGGGCACCACTGTCAGCTACGCGGCCTTTGTAGCACCCGCTCTCCTGGCGGCGTCGGCCATGAACGGAGCGGTGTTCGAGGCGACCATCAACGTCTTCATCAAGCTCCGGTACGGCAAGATCTACGACGCCATCCTCGCTACTCCCCTCCGCCCATGGGACATCGCGATCGGCGAGATAACCTGGTCGTTGCTCCGCGGTGTCCTCTACTCGACCGGCTTCGTCGTGGTCATGGCGGCGATGGGCCTGGTTGCCACACCGCTAGCGATCCTGGCGATACCGGCGGCCACCCTGATCGGCTTTGCCTTCGGAGCGGTCGGTATGGCTGCCAGCACCTTCATGCGTAGCTGGCAGGACTTCGACCTGGTCATGCTGTTCATGTTGCCCCTGTTCCTGTTCAGCGCCACGTTCTACCCGCTCGACGTCTACCCGCCCGCACTCCGCGCGCTCACCCAGCTCTCACCCCTGTATCACGGGGTCGAGCTCATCCGGGCGTTCACTCTCCGCTCCTTCGACCTGGGGATCTTCGGCCACGTGGCATATCTGATCGCGATCGGATCGGTCGGACTCATGGTCGCCGGCCGGCGGCTCGGCACCCTGCTCAACCCGTAAGCTGCCGGGCAACCGGGGGCAGCACGGAAGGATGGCGGTTTGCTTTCGGCCTCCGTCGGCCGAGGCGGGCCGGCCCTTCCTGCGAGCTGCCCGGCTACGCGACAGCCGGTCGGCCCACCGCCCGGAACCGGGCCACGCGGTCGACGATGGCCGCCTCGGTGGGTAGCCGCTCGATGCTGGATGCGCCCACGAAACCGTTGAGCCTCGGAACCAGCCGCAGCGCCTCCGCCAGGTCGGACGGTGCGGAGATGGGACCGCCATGGCAGAGGACGGGAACGAACTTTCCGGCCTCGTCGGCAACCCCGCAGATCTCCTCGAGCAACGGCGCCAGAGAGGCTACGGTCCGCCGGTCGGAGGCGCCGATCATGCCCCCCGTGGTCAGCCCGACGTGCGCGACCAGGATGTCGGCGCCGGCGTCGGCCATGGCGCTTGCCTCGTCGGCGGTGAACACGTAAGGCATAGTGAAGAGGCCGCGCCGGCGGGCCAACCGGATCATCTCCACCTCGGCCGAGTAGGACATGCCGGTTGCTTCCAGCGCCCGCCGGAATTCGCCGTCGATTAGGCCCACCGTCGGGAAGTTCTGCACACCGACGATCCCGCACCCCGCCAACTCGTCCAGAAACCTCCCCATGTCACGGAACGGATCGGTGCCGCACACTCCCGCGATCACCGGCATCCTGTCGACCACGGTGACGATCTCCCTCGTCATGTCCAGGACGATCCGGTTGGCGTCCCCGTACGGCATCAACCCGGCCAGCGAACCCCGCCCGGCCATCCGGTACCGGCCCGAGTTGTAGATCACTATGGCGTCCGCTCCCCCGGCCTCCGCACACTTGGCGGACAGGCCGGTACCCGCGCCGGCCACCACGATCACCTCTTCGGCCCGTGCCTTGGCGGCCAGGGTCCCGGCCAGATCATTGCTGTTCGGCACGATCGTTCCTTTCCGAGATCGTAAGGAGCCTGTCGGCTGCTGCTTGCGAGAAGGCCGGATCGTTTATGTGGGCGTCCATCCGGACGACCTCCGCGTCCGACCCGGCGAGTGACTCCCGTAGCCCATCGACCAGAGCCTCGTCCGCTACCGGGTCGTGGAAGGGCCTCCCTTCGACAGAGATCGCTGACGACCCGCGCATCGGGATCATGAGGACCGCCGGGCCCACCGCCTCCGCCAAGCGGGTCCCGATCACCCGCCCGATCTCGAGGCACTCCTCCGGAGAGGTCCGCATCAGCGTGACGAGGTCGTTGTGAACGTGGAATAACCGGTTGTCGAAATGCTCCGGAACCGAGTCCCGCGGTCCGAAGCGCACCATGTCGGTCCCTCCGGTGGACACGACCTGGGGGACGCCGAGGCGGCCGGCCGTCCTCAGCCGGTCATCTCCCGCCGACTTCGTCCCGCCCACCACCTCGTCGGCTATCTCCACGGTGGTCAGGTCGAGCATGGCCCTCACCCCCATGGGCCCGATCAGCTCCTCCATGGTCCGCCCCCCCTCCCCGGTGGCATGGAAGGTCACCACCTCGTAGCCGGACTCCTGTAGCCGGGCCCCGGCCGCGGTGACGCCGGCGGTGGTGAGCCCGAGCATGGTCGCGAAGGCCAGGCTCCGGGCGCCGCCCGGCACCGGAGGGGCCCCGACCGCGCCCACGATGGCCGCGGCCGCGTTTGACAAGACCCGTCGAGTGAGACGATTCAAGCCGGCGATGTCGGCGACGGACGACATGAGCAGGACATCCGAGCCCCCGGCGAGGGCTCCGCCGGCGGACGCCACCTGTGTAGACACGATCATCTTGGGGAATCCGAACGGAAGCCGCGAGAAGGCTCGCACCGCTACGGAGGTGCCCCCAGAACCTCCGACGGCCAGCACGCCCGAGCAACTTCCCGATTCGACCAGATCCGCAAGGATGACCCGGGCCCCCTCACCCATGGCTCCCAAGGCCGCGGCCCGGTCTCCGGCTGCTGCCAGGTCCGCGATCTTCCGACCGGCCGCTTCGGCCACTGCTTGGCGGGTAATGTCGGGGGTCACGCCAGGACGGCCCAACACCCCCGCGTCGATCAGTAGCGCCGACGCCCCCGCCTCCCGTATCCGGTCGCGAAGGTACGCGTACTCCTCGCCCTTGGTGTCCAGCGTGCCTACGAGCGCTAAGACGGGGGCTGTCACTGCAGGGGCGAGAAGTCCGTGGGTACCCAGATCTCGTTGGTCATTCCCTCGAGCAGCGGACCTTTCTCCTCACTCTTCGTGCGGGCGGCAACCCATTCCGGGTACACCCGGAACCCCTCCCAGACATCCTCGCGGCGACCGAGATCGTCCCACTTGAGCAGGTAGTGGAGAACGTTGGGGTCCCCGATTCTGGGCTCGAAGAAGGCCACCGGCTCGATCCCGGCCTTCTTCCACATGGGAATGGTGGCTTCGGCGAAGCGCTCCTTGAGTTCTTCCATCCGTCCATGCACTACCTGGTAACGCCGATACTCGTAGAACGCCATTTACACTCCTCCTTCTGCCGGCACGAGCCCGCCCGTGCTATCACGCTGCAGCTTCTCCACACCCGCGACAGCCTCGGGGGCGATGGGACCGTAGATATGGGGGAACAGCTCGCCCACGGCATTCGGCTCCCACTTCACTTCACTGTCCAACTTGGCGATGTCCAAGGTGGCCACCACCACGCTGTCCATGGCGCCGTACCACTTGGCCAAGGTGCCGGGGACCTGTTCCGCCGACGAGCAGTGAAGGTACCCGTCTCTCAGATCGGCCTCGGACACCGCAACGTACGCCTTACCGGCGGCGATCGACTCCTCCCACTCCTCCGGGGTCATGATCTTGCACACCTGCGCCATCAACCACCTCCTTGTCTCCATGAGGATCCGCGTAACAGCCGCCCGCAGCACCGTCGTTCGGCTGAGCTGCCGGTCCGATACTCCCTGGGGCGGTCCCGCGTCGGCCTCGTCAGGGTAGCGAGGGTCGCCAACACGACCCATGACGCGGAAAGGGCTTGCGTTCGCGTTATGGTCGGCGGCGATCCCAACCAACATTGACCGATGGCCCTCAACATCCCCGAACACGCAGCAAAAGCCCGACTGGCGGAGGCGGGCGTAGAGGTACCGGGCGGCGAAGTGGCGACCACGCCGGAGGCCGTGCTCCCGGTTGCCTCCCGGCTCGGGCCCGTGATGGTCAAGGCACAGGTACCGATGGGAGGCCGCGGGAAGGCGGGCGGCATCAGGTCCTCCCGGAATCCTGACGATGCCTTCTCGGCCGCCGTCGACCTGCTGGGGAGCCGCCTCGGAGGACACCGGGTTGCCGGTGTGCTGGTGGAGGAGCGGATCCCCGTCGCCGCTGAGCTCTACGCCGCGGTCCTCAACCATCCGGCCGGTCCGGCGCGGCGGGTGGTGCTCTCGGAGCGTGGCGGGGTCGACATCGAGGACACGGCCCGTACCGACCCCGAACTGATCCGGACCCTGGACGTCGATCCCCGTGCCGATCTCCACCCGGAGACCGCCCTGGGCTTCGCCGTCGAGGCGGGAGTAGGTGCGGCTGCCCCGGCGGTCGCCGATGTCCTGGTGCGGATGTACCGGCTGCAGCGGGACTCGGATGCCGAGCTACTGGAGGTCAACCCCCTGGCCGTCACCGGTTCGGGCGGAGTGGTGGCGCTGGACTGCAAGCTCGTCCTGGACGGCGCCGCCGCCCCGCGCCGGCCTTCGCTCGCCGCGGCTGCCGCGCCGGAGCCGCTTACCGGGCGGGAGCGGGCAGCCAGGGAACTCGGCCTCCAGTTCGTCGAGCTGGGCGGCGACATCGGCGTGCTCGCCAACGGCGCCGGTCTCACCATGACCACCATGGACGTGATCGCTCACCTGGGCGGGCGACCCGCCAACTTTCTCGAGATCGGCGGCGACGCGTACACGAAGGCCCGCCCGGCGCTCGAGCTCGTGCTCGCCCATGACGGGGTACGGAGCCTGGTGGTCAACTTCTGCGGGGCCTTCGCCCGCACCGACGTGATGATCGACGGCTTGACCGGGGCGTGGCTGGAGCTCCGGCCAAGCGTCCCCGCCTTCTTCACCGTCGACGGCACCGGTTCCTCCGAGGCGAGGAGGATGCTGCGCCGCCGGCTGGGCCTCGAACCGTACCCGACCATGGATGAGGCGATCGAGGCGGCCATCCGGGCAGCCGAAGGCGGGGCCGCATGATCATCCGGGGCCACGAGCGCGTGCTCGTCCAGGGGATCACAGGACGCCAGGCGACCTACTGGACCGGCCGCATGCAGGAGTACGGCACCCGGATCGTGGCGGGCGTGAACCCCCGCAAGGCGGGGATCACCCACTGCGGTGTTCCGGTTCACGGGACCGCACGCCAGGCGATGGAGGAGACCGGCTTCGACGTCTCGGTCCTGTTCGTTCCCCCGCTCAGCGTGGAGGTGGCGGCCCTCGACGCAATCGAGGCGGGCGCATCCAAGCTGGTGATCCTCACCGAGCATGTTCCGGTTCGGGACGTGATGAACCTGGTCTCTGCCGCCCGGGCGGCCGGGACCGAGGTGGTCGGCCCCAACACGGCCGGGCTGGTCACGCCTGGCGAGTGCTTCGTCGGCTTCATGCCCGCCTTCGATCCGTCGATCTTCCGGCCGGGTCCCATCGGGGTGGTCTCACGCAGCGGCAGCCTCGGAACCCTCGCCTGCCTCAACGTCGTCCGCGCCGGGTCCGGCCAGTCGGCGTTCATCGGCATCGGAGGCGACCCGGTGCTCGGAACCCGCACCCGTGCGGCCCTAGAGGTTCTGGAGCAGGACGAACGCACCCAAGCCGTGGTCCTGATCGGCGAGATCGGCGGCGACATGGAGGAGGAAGGGGCGGGTTACGTGCGGCGTATGAGCAAGCCGGTGGTTGCGTTCATCGCCGGCCGGGCCGCGCCCCCCGATCGAAGGATGGGTCATGCCGGGGCGATCTTCCAGGGAAACCGGGGCTCGTACGCGTCGAAGAGGCGGGCGCTGGCGGAGGCAGGGGCGCTCGTTCTCGACACGCCTTCGCAGATCGGACCGGCGCTGGGGGGGTACTGAAACATGTCCCGTGTTGGAGTGGCAGGCATCAATTCATGGCGTTGACGTGCCTGTGTACGTCGGCGTGAAGGGAATATGACGAATCAGGGCTAGCGAGCGGTCTGTCAGGCCTCCACCCAGGACAGCTTCTCCAGCACGTCGGGCACGCCGCCCGGGGTCACCACGACTATTTGCAGGCCCGCTGCTTCCAGGAAGGCGCTGCCGGCAAAGGCCCGGTAGCCGCTCCCGCATGTCACCCATAGCTCCTTCGACCGGTCCAAGCCTCCGGGAAGGCCGTCCTTGAGGTGGGGCGCGTAGCGGTAGACGGATCCCTCGAGGTGGCACTCCGCCCGCTCCCCCGGAGACCGCACATCCAGCACCTGTAGGTCCTCGCCAGCCGCTATAGCCGCCGCCAAGTCGCCCGTGGTCCTGGTCTCGAACGACGCCAGGGGGCTTCCAGCCTCCACCCAGCCGGAGACTCCGTAGACGACGCCCAGCACGTGGTCGAAGCCGATCCGTCCGAACTGGCGAGCCGCTTCCTCCACGTCCTGGCCCGGCTCGGCCACCAGGACCACCGGGCTGTCGAAGGGCAGGAGCCAACCGGCCCACACCGCCACCTGATCGCTCATCTCCAATCCCAGCGATCCCGGGATGTGTCCGGCCGCGTACGCGGCGCGGGGCCGGATGTCGACCAGCCTGGCTTCGTCGGGCAGATCGGATGGGTCCAACACGTCGAGTTCCGAGACCATCATGGGCTCGGGTCCCATGAGGTTGATCGGACCCATGTGTGCGTAGTAGGCCGGGAATGGCTGCAGCCCGGACAGTTGCCCCGCCACGAAGGCTTCCGCGTCCGGGTATGCCAGCACCGGATTGGTCCGCCGCTCCGTCCCGATGGTCGAGACGGTCCGCCCGGCGCCCGACGCGGTACAGAACGATCCCTCCCCGTGGGTCGGATACAAGCCGGTCTCCTCGGGAAGCCCGGCCAGCCGGTGGACCGACAGGTACTGGAGCCGGGCGAGCTGGCACGCCCGGTCCTCCCCGAGCAGGTCGGTCCGCCCTGCGGAACCCACCAGGAGGCTCCCCCCGGAGAACACCGCCACGATCTCCCCTTCCAACAGGATCGCGTAGCTCATGTGCTCAGGCGTATGGCCGGGCGTATGCAAGGGCCGGATCGCCACCGGGCCGCCGGGGAGTTCCTCGTTGTGGAAGGCCGGTAGGTGGCCGAACGCTACGCCCGCGGCCGCCGGCAACACGAGCCGGGCGCCCGTCCGGTGGGCGAGGTCGCGCCCGCCCGACACGTAGTCGTTGTGGATATGGGTCTCGAGGACATGGGTGAGGCGGATGCCCGCATCGAGGACGGCTCGCTCGAACCGCTCCACGTCCCGCTGCGGATCGACGACCACGCCACCCCCGTCGTGGGTCAGCAGGTAGGTGCTGTCCCCCAATCCGTCGGTCCGAAACGTCGTGATCTGCATGTCCCTCCTCGGATGCGCGACGCACCGCTCGGTATGCCCCACCCTATCCGAACACCCGCCCGGTATGGCTTCCCAGCATGCTTGGCCCGACCTCCAAGGAGTGTCGCCCGAACCTGCCTCGGTACTTGCAGGAACTCCTGTCGGGCAGGCCGGA
It encodes the following:
- a CDS encoding ABC transporter permease; its protein translation is MTTRTLTLRVLPPALVGLRAQRLIERNMLVSKRAWMILVSGFFEPVFYLLSLGIGMGRLVGEVAGPGGTTVSYAAFVAPALLAASAMNGAVFEATINVFIKLRYGKIYDAILATPLRPWDIAIGEITWSLLRGVLYSTGFVVVMAAMGLVATPLAILAIPAATLIGFAFGAVGMAASTFMRSWQDFDLVMLFMLPLFLFSATFYPLDVYPPALRALTQLSPLYHGVELIRAFTLRSFDLGIFGHVAYLIAIGSVGLMVAGRRLGTLLNP
- a CDS encoding phosphoenolpyruvate hydrolase family protein, with the protein product MAGTLAAKARAEEVIVVAGAGTGLSAKCAEAGGADAIVIYNSGRYRMAGRGSLAGLMPYGDANRIVLDMTREIVTVVDRMPVIAGVCGTDPFRDMGRFLDELAGCGIVGVQNFPTVGLIDGEFRRALEATGMSYSAEVEMIRLARRRGLFTMPYVFTADEASAMADAGADILVAHVGLTTGGMIGASDRRTVASLAPLLEEICGVADEAGKFVPVLCHGGPISAPSDLAEALRLVPRLNGFVGASSIERLPTEAAIVDRVARFRAVGRPAVA
- a CDS encoding Tm-1-like ATP-binding domain-containing protein, whose translation is MTAPVLALVGTLDTKGEEYAYLRDRIREAGASALLIDAGVLGRPGVTPDITRQAVAEAAGRKIADLAAAGDRAAALGAMGEGARVILADLVESGSCSGVLAVGGSGGTSVAVRAFSRLPFGFPKMIVSTQVASAGGALAGGSDVLLMSSVADIAGLNRLTRRVLSNAAAAIVGAVGAPPVPGGARSLAFATMLGLTTAGVTAAGARLQESGYEVVTFHATGEGGRTMEELIGPMGVRAMLDLTTVEIADEVVGGTKSAGDDRLRTAGRLGVPQVVSTGGTDMVRFGPRDSVPEHFDNRLFHVHNDLVTLMRTSPEECLEIGRVIGTRLAEAVGPAVLMIPMRGSSAISVEGRPFHDPVADEALVDGLRESLAGSDAEVVRMDAHINDPAFSQAAADRLLTISERNDRAEQQ
- a CDS encoding NIPSNAP family protein; translated protein: MAFYEYRRYQVVHGRMEELKERFAEATIPMWKKAGIEPVAFFEPRIGDPNVLHYLLKWDDLGRREDVWEGFRVYPEWVAARTKSEEKGPLLEGMTNEIWVPTDFSPLQ
- a CDS encoding DUF952 domain-containing protein; this encodes MAQVCKIMTPEEWEESIAAGKAYVAVSEADLRDGYLHCSSAEQVPGTLAKWYGAMDSVVVATLDIAKLDSEVKWEPNAVGELFPHIYGPIAPEAVAGVEKLQRDSTGGLVPAEGGV
- a CDS encoding acetate--CoA ligase family protein, translating into MALNIPEHAAKARLAEAGVEVPGGEVATTPEAVLPVASRLGPVMVKAQVPMGGRGKAGGIRSSRNPDDAFSAAVDLLGSRLGGHRVAGVLVEERIPVAAELYAAVLNHPAGPARRVVLSERGGVDIEDTARTDPELIRTLDVDPRADLHPETALGFAVEAGVGAAAPAVADVLVRMYRLQRDSDAELLEVNPLAVTGSGGVVALDCKLVLDGAAAPRRPSLAAAAAPEPLTGRERAARELGLQFVELGGDIGVLANGAGLTMTTMDVIAHLGGRPANFLEIGGDAYTKARPALELVLAHDGVRSLVVNFCGAFARTDVMIDGLTGAWLELRPSVPAFFTVDGTGSSEARRMLRRRLGLEPYPTMDEAIEAAIRAAEGGAA
- a CDS encoding succinyl-CoA synthetase subunit alpha; amino-acid sequence: MIIRGHERVLVQGITGRQATYWTGRMQEYGTRIVAGVNPRKAGITHCGVPVHGTARQAMEETGFDVSVLFVPPLSVEVAALDAIEAGASKLVILTEHVPVRDVMNLVSAARAAGTEVVGPNTAGLVTPGECFVGFMPAFDPSIFRPGPIGVVSRSGSLGTLACLNVVRAGSGQSAFIGIGGDPVLGTRTRAALEVLEQDERTQAVVLIGEIGGDMEEEGAGYVRRMSKPVVAFIAGRAAPPDRRMGHAGAIFQGNRGSYASKRRALAEAGALVLDTPSQIGPALGGY
- a CDS encoding rhodanese-like domain-containing protein, yielding MQITTFRTDGLGDSTYLLTHDGGGVVVDPQRDVERFERAVLDAGIRLTHVLETHIHNDYVSGGRDLAHRTGARLVLPAAAGVAFGHLPAFHNEELPGGPVAIRPLHTPGHTPEHMSYAILLEGEIVAVFSGGSLLVGSAGRTDLLGEDRACQLARLQYLSVHRLAGLPEETGLYPTHGEGSFCTASGAGRTVSTIGTERRTNPVLAYPDAEAFVAGQLSGLQPFPAYYAHMGPINLMGPEPMMVSELDVLDPSDLPDEARLVDIRPRAAYAAGHIPGSLGLEMSDQVAVWAGWLLPFDSPVVLVAEPGQDVEEAARQFGRIGFDHVLGVVYGVSGWVEAGSPLASFETRTTGDLAAAIAAGEDLQVLDVRSPGERAECHLEGSVYRYAPHLKDGLPGGLDRSKELWVTCGSGYRAFAGSAFLEAAGLQIVVVTPGGVPDVLEKLSWVEA